Proteins encoded by one window of Streptomyces sp. NBC_01571:
- a CDS encoding AAA family ATPase — translation MQQEQEFIDGLYARVDVLRGDTEASVGDALAQGNTPMQARLERDVLVAERSGLLAALNAVDGSLCFGRIDLTTGVSHHIGRIGVRADDAEHTPILIDWRAPVARPFYLATGHTPMDLRRRRHISTEGRRVTDVHDEILDLGDHRRTGHEDPTGDAVLLAALNSARTGRMSDIVQTIQAEQDRIIRAPHRGVLVVEGGPGTGKTAVALHRAAFLLYEYRELLAKRAVLIVGPNPAFLGYIGEVLPSLGETGVLLATVGELFPGVKATAADTPRAAAVKGRADMAEVLVSVVRDRQALPDPVIAIEHDRDILMLDAGLVRVARDRTREAGLPHNVAREYFEGHILNTLTDMLAERIGTDPFDGSNLLDPSDITQIRDDLAENPEVWSAIDQLWPRLTPQRLVADFLAEPEGYVGEEDAEAIRRPLTGAWTVADVPLLDEAAELLGEDDRVARALADQERRAQVAYAQGVLDVSYASRTYEFEDKDEEDSEVLSAHNIIDAERMAERHEEEDHRSAAERAAADRTWAFGHIIVDEAQELSPMAWRLLMRRSPTRSMTLVGDPAQTAEAAGVGSWERILAPYVEDRWEHTRLAVNYRTPSEIMEVAAAVVRAEHPGFEPPSSVRTTGVRPWARATDDLPGAVAKAVAELTPAEGRLAVIAPRDLHPDLAARLDGVTAGGEPDLTRTVVLLDPRQSKGLEFDSVLVVEPGRYGTSDLYVALTRATQRLGVLHTGELPEALAEAFG, via the coding sequence TTGCAGCAGGAGCAGGAATTCATCGACGGGCTGTACGCGCGCGTCGACGTGCTGCGGGGCGACACCGAGGCCTCCGTCGGCGACGCGCTCGCGCAGGGCAACACGCCCATGCAGGCCAGGCTCGAACGCGATGTGCTCGTCGCCGAGCGCTCGGGGCTGCTGGCCGCGCTGAACGCCGTGGACGGCTCGCTCTGCTTCGGCCGGATCGACCTCACCACCGGCGTCAGCCACCACATCGGCCGTATCGGTGTCCGCGCCGACGACGCCGAGCACACCCCCATCCTCATCGACTGGCGGGCCCCGGTCGCCCGCCCCTTCTACCTCGCCACCGGGCACACCCCGATGGACCTGCGCCGCCGCCGGCACATCAGTACCGAGGGCCGGCGGGTGACCGACGTGCACGACGAGATCCTCGACCTCGGCGACCACCGGCGCACCGGCCACGAGGACCCGACCGGCGACGCCGTCCTGCTCGCCGCGCTCAACTCGGCGCGCACCGGCCGCATGAGCGACATCGTGCAGACCATCCAGGCCGAGCAGGACCGCATCATCCGCGCCCCGCACCGGGGCGTACTGGTGGTGGAGGGCGGCCCCGGCACCGGCAAGACGGCCGTCGCGCTGCACCGGGCCGCGTTCCTGCTGTACGAGTACCGGGAGCTGCTGGCCAAGCGCGCCGTCCTGATCGTCGGCCCGAACCCGGCGTTCCTCGGCTACATCGGCGAGGTGCTGCCCTCGCTCGGCGAGACGGGCGTGCTGCTCGCGACCGTCGGCGAACTGTTCCCCGGCGTGAAGGCCACGGCCGCCGACACCCCGCGGGCCGCGGCGGTCAAGGGCCGCGCCGACATGGCCGAGGTGCTGGTCTCGGTGGTCCGCGACCGTCAGGCGCTGCCCGACCCGGTGATCGCGATCGAGCACGACCGCGACATCCTGATGCTCGACGCCGGGCTCGTGCGGGTCGCCCGCGACCGCACCCGCGAGGCCGGTCTGCCGCACAACGTGGCCCGCGAGTACTTCGAGGGCCACATCCTCAACACGCTCACCGACATGCTCGCCGAACGCATCGGCACCGACCCCTTCGACGGGTCGAACCTGCTGGACCCGAGCGACATCACCCAGATCCGTGACGACCTCGCCGAGAACCCCGAGGTCTGGTCGGCCATCGACCAGCTGTGGCCGCGGCTGACCCCGCAGCGGCTGGTCGCCGACTTCCTCGCCGAGCCCGAGGGCTACGTCGGCGAGGAGGACGCGGAGGCGATCCGCCGTCCGCTCACCGGTGCGTGGACCGTCGCCGACGTCCCCCTTCTCGACGAGGCCGCCGAACTGCTGGGCGAGGACGACCGGGTCGCGCGGGCCCTGGCCGACCAGGAGCGCCGCGCCCAGGTCGCCTACGCGCAGGGCGTGCTCGACGTGTCCTACGCCTCCCGTACGTACGAGTTCGAGGACAAGGACGAGGAGGACTCCGAGGTCCTGTCCGCCCACAACATCATCGACGCCGAGCGGATGGCCGAGCGGCACGAGGAGGAGGACCACCGCAGCGCCGCCGAGCGGGCGGCGGCCGACCGGACCTGGGCGTTCGGCCACATCATCGTCGACGAGGCACAGGAGCTCTCGCCGATGGCCTGGCGGCTGCTGATGCGCCGCAGTCCCACCCGGTCGATGACGCTGGTCGGCGACCCGGCGCAGACCGCCGAGGCGGCCGGGGTCGGGTCGTGGGAGCGGATCCTCGCCCCCTATGTCGAGGACCGCTGGGAGCACACCCGGCTCGCCGTCAACTACCGCACCCCGTCGGAGATCATGGAGGTGGCGGCGGCGGTGGTCCGTGCGGAGCACCCCGGCTTCGAACCGCCGAGCTCGGTGCGGACGACGGGCGTGCGCCCGTGGGCCCGCGCGACCGACGACCTGCCCGGCGCGGTGGCGAAGGCGGTGGCGGAACTGACCCCGGCGGAGGGCCGCCTCGCGGTCATCGCCCCGCGCGACCTGCACCCGGACCTGGCCGCTCGGCTGGACGGCGTGACGGCGGGCGGAGAGCCCGACCTGACCCGGACGGTCGTCCTGCTCGACCCCCGCCAGTCAAAGGGCCTGGAGTTCGACTCCGTGCTGGTGGTGGAGCCGGGACGGTACGGCACGAGCGACCTGTACGTGGCACTGACCCGGGCCACGCAGCGGCTGGGCGTCCTGCACACCGGGGAACTGCCCGAGGCGCTGGCCGAGGCGTTCGGGTAG
- the glgB gene encoding 1,4-alpha-glucan branching enzyme codes for MTPRPPSDDSPKKNGAKKPATGKKAAVQKTAAQQTEAGKAAEGKPAAKAPERSAGKKPAGSKGTKSAKKAPGPTAAGGPPAPAGATPAPVDNPPAATGTAADHLADPPTPYVGSPPRTDAVPVFAGLGPGDRERLLSGTHHDPHGVLGAHPVPGGVAFLAFRPYALGVTVVTDDLRAELHDDGDGFFSAVLPLRAVPDAYRLLVAYEGTVQDTEDAYRFLPSLGDLDLHLLGEGRHEQLWQALGAEPMVHQGVAGTRFTVWAPNARGVRLAGTFNFWDGSGYPMRSLGSTGVWELFVPGIGEGELYKFEITRPDGSRTLRADPMARRTEVPPRTSSIVHTSHHTWHDEEWMEGRGKRPAHEAPFSVYEVHLPSWRPGLTYRQLAQQLPAYVSDLGFTHVELMPVAEHPFGGSWGYQVTGFYAPTARLGTPDDFKHLVDALHQAGIGVLMDWVPAHFPRDEWALAEFDGRPLYEHADPRRAAHPDWGTLEFDFGRREVRNFLVANAVYWCQEFHIDGLRVDAVASMLYLDYSRQPGQWTPNEHGGRENLDAVAFLQEMNATVYRRNPGVVTIAEESTAWDGVTRATHHSGPGGFGGLGFGLKWNMGWMHDSLDYVQHEPVHRKYHHHEMTFSMVYAYSENYVLPISHDEVVHGKKSLVSKMPGDWWQQRATTRAYLGFMWAHPGKQLLFMGQEFAQGAEWSETHGPDWWLLDPAYPAEADHRGVRDLVRDLNTVYRRTPALWEQDTDPSGFQWVVGDAAEDNVFAFLRLDAEGTPLLAVSNLSPVVRHAYRLGVPDSVPAWQETLNTDSARYGGSDVTNPDVVKPELQAWHGRPASIRLTLPPLATVWLRPA; via the coding sequence GTGACGCCCCGCCCCCCGTCCGACGACAGTCCGAAGAAGAACGGTGCCAAGAAGCCGGCCACCGGCAAGAAGGCGGCGGTCCAGAAGACTGCGGCCCAGCAGACGGAGGCCGGGAAGGCGGCCGAGGGAAAACCTGCGGCCAAGGCCCCCGAGAGGTCCGCCGGCAAGAAGCCCGCCGGGAGCAAAGGCACGAAGTCCGCCAAGAAGGCTCCCGGGCCGACCGCCGCCGGCGGGCCCCCGGCACCCGCCGGGGCCACTCCGGCACCCGTCGACAACCCTCCCGCCGCCACCGGCACCGCCGCCGACCACCTGGCCGACCCTCCGACGCCTTACGTCGGTTCGCCTCCCCGCACCGACGCCGTTCCCGTCTTCGCCGGTCTCGGCCCCGGCGACCGGGAGCGGTTGCTCTCCGGTACCCACCACGATCCGCACGGGGTCCTGGGCGCCCATCCGGTGCCGGGCGGAGTGGCGTTCCTGGCCTTCCGGCCGTACGCCCTGGGCGTGACCGTCGTGACGGACGACCTGCGGGCCGAACTGCACGACGACGGGGACGGCTTCTTCTCCGCCGTGCTGCCGTTGCGCGCGGTCCCGGACGCGTACCGGCTGCTCGTGGCGTACGAGGGGACGGTCCAGGACACCGAGGACGCGTACCGTTTCCTGCCCTCGCTCGGCGACCTCGACCTCCATCTGCTGGGCGAGGGCCGCCACGAACAGCTCTGGCAGGCCCTGGGCGCCGAGCCGATGGTGCACCAGGGCGTGGCCGGCACCCGCTTCACGGTGTGGGCGCCGAACGCGCGCGGGGTCCGGCTCGCGGGCACCTTCAACTTCTGGGACGGCTCGGGGTATCCGATGCGCTCGCTCGGCTCCACGGGCGTCTGGGAGCTGTTCGTGCCCGGCATCGGCGAGGGCGAGCTCTACAAGTTCGAGATCACCCGCCCCGACGGCTCCCGTACTCTGCGCGCCGACCCGATGGCCCGCCGCACCGAGGTCCCGCCGCGCACGTCGTCGATCGTCCACACCTCGCACCACACCTGGCACGACGAGGAGTGGATGGAGGGACGCGGGAAGCGTCCCGCTCATGAGGCGCCGTTCTCCGTCTACGAAGTGCATCTCCCGTCCTGGCGACCAGGCCTGACCTATCGTCAGCTCGCACAGCAACTCCCCGCCTACGTCTCCGACCTCGGCTTCACCCACGTCGAACTCATGCCCGTCGCCGAACACCCCTTCGGCGGCTCCTGGGGATACCAGGTCACCGGCTTCTACGCCCCCACCGCCCGCCTCGGCACCCCCGACGACTTCAAACACCTCGTCGACGCCCTCCACCAGGCCGGCATCGGCGTCCTCATGGACTGGGTCCCCGCCCACTTCCCCCGCGACGAATGGGCCCTCGCCGAATTCGACGGACGCCCCCTCTACGAACACGCCGACCCCCGACGCGCCGCCCACCCCGACTGGGGCACCCTCGAATTCGACTTCGGACGCCGCGAAGTCCGCAACTTCCTCGTCGCCAACGCCGTCTACTGGTGCCAGGAATTCCACATCGACGGACTCCGCGTCGACGCCGTCGCCTCCATGCTCTACCTCGACTACTCCCGCCAACCCGGCCAGTGGACACCCAACGAACACGGCGGCCGCGAGAACCTCGACGCCGTCGCCTTCCTCCAGGAGATGAACGCCACCGTCTACCGCCGCAACCCCGGCGTCGTCACCATCGCCGAGGAATCCACCGCCTGGGACGGCGTCACCCGGGCCACCCACCACTCCGGCCCCGGCGGCTTCGGCGGACTCGGGTTCGGACTGAAGTGGAACATGGGATGGATGCACGACTCGCTGGACTACGTCCAGCACGAGCCGGTGCACCGCAAGTACCACCACCACGAGATGACGTTCTCCATGGTCTACGCCTACAGCGAGAACTACGTCCTGCCCATCTCCCACGACGAGGTCGTCCACGGCAAGAAGTCGCTCGTCTCCAAGATGCCGGGCGACTGGTGGCAGCAACGCGCCACCACCCGCGCCTACCTCGGCTTCATGTGGGCCCACCCCGGCAAGCAACTCCTCTTCATGGGACAGGAGTTCGCCCAGGGAGCCGAATGGTCCGAGACCCACGGACCCGACTGGTGGCTCCTCGACCCCGCCTATCCCGCGGAGGCCGACCACCGGGGCGTCCGTGACCTGGTCCGCGATCTCAACACCGTCTACCGCCGGACGCCGGCGCTCTGGGAGCAGGACACCGACCCGTCCGGCTTCCAGTGGGTGGTCGGCGACGCCGCGGAGGACAACGTCTTCGCCTTCCTGCGTCTCGACGCCGAGGGCACCCCGCTGCTCGCGGTCTCCAACCTCTCCCCCGTCGTCCGGCACGCCTACCGTCTCGGCGTCCCCGACTCCGTCCCCGCCTGGCAGGAGACCCTCAACACCGACAGCGCACGGTACGGCGGAAGCGACGTCACCAACCCGGACGTCGTCAAGCCGGAACTCCAGGCCTGGCACGGCCGCCCGGCCAGCATCCGTCTGACGCTGCCACCGCTGGCGACGGTCTGGCTCCGACCGGCCTGA
- a CDS encoding maltokinase, with the protein MSEAATHPATEPVARPELLASLDPLLREWLPRQRWFAGKGRPVTGFSLVTANELLPTSGQLGLLHLLIRAHQPATPAQGATAQQGDCYQLLIGIREALPPRLAPALIGHVEEGPLAGHTVYEALHDPRPADVLLEALRTQARVGELRFERDHRRRIRSGLAPRLVTSEQSNSSLVYGDTFILKLLRRVVPGVNPDLELPRVLAREGCPRVPAPAAWMTADISDVQNPAGGETYVLGVLQPFVRGATDGWELALHGLAKGEDFGGEARALGRATAEVHTALARALPTSTLGHVQMELLVEGMTERLAAAAQAVPALRPYAPGLRTAFEALADLAAEGRTWTAQRVHGDLHLGQCLRSPTGEWSLIDFEGEPSKPLAERRMPQPPLRDVAGMLRSFDYAARSNPRTPGAAPAPAPTVSEWADTCRAAYCAGYAEVAGYDPRTDPVLLRAYETDKAVYEVLYEARHRPDWLPVPLAAVGRLAASP; encoded by the coding sequence ATGTCGGAAGCCGCCACGCACCCTGCCACGGAACCCGTCGCACGCCCCGAGCTGCTCGCTTCGCTCGACCCGCTGCTGCGGGAGTGGCTGCCACGCCAGCGCTGGTTCGCGGGCAAGGGACGTCCGGTCACCGGTTTCTCCCTGGTGACGGCCAACGAGTTACTGCCGACGTCCGGTCAGCTGGGTCTGCTCCACCTCCTGATACGGGCCCACCAGCCGGCCACCCCGGCTCAGGGGGCCACCGCCCAGCAGGGCGACTGCTACCAGTTGCTGATCGGCATACGCGAGGCCCTGCCGCCTCGGCTCGCGCCCGCACTGATCGGGCATGTGGAGGAGGGGCCACTGGCCGGGCACACCGTCTACGAGGCACTGCACGACCCTCGCCCCGCCGACGTGCTCCTCGAAGCGCTGCGCACCCAAGCCCGGGTCGGCGAGCTGCGTTTCGAGCGCGACCACCGCCGGCGGATCCGGAGCGGTCTGGCGCCCCGGCTGGTGACGTCCGAGCAGTCCAACTCCTCGCTCGTCTATGGAGATACGTTCATTCTCAAGCTGTTGCGCCGCGTCGTGCCGGGCGTCAACCCGGACCTGGAGCTGCCGCGCGTGCTCGCGCGGGAGGGCTGCCCGCGGGTTCCGGCACCCGCGGCGTGGATGACGGCGGACATCAGTGACGTCCAGAATCCGGCGGGCGGCGAGACATACGTCCTCGGTGTGCTGCAGCCCTTCGTCCGGGGCGCGACGGACGGCTGGGAGCTGGCGCTGCACGGGCTGGCCAAGGGCGAGGACTTCGGCGGCGAGGCGCGGGCGCTGGGCCGGGCCACCGCAGAGGTGCACACGGCGCTCGCCCGCGCGCTGCCCACGAGCACACTCGGGCACGTACAGATGGAGCTGCTGGTCGAGGGCATGACCGAACGACTGGCCGCGGCGGCCCAGGCGGTGCCCGCGCTGCGCCCGTACGCTCCCGGTCTGCGGACCGCCTTCGAGGCGCTGGCGGACCTGGCCGCCGAGGGACGGACCTGGACCGCACAGCGCGTCCACGGGGATCTGCACCTCGGCCAGTGCCTGCGTTCGCCCACCGGAGAGTGGTCGCTCATAGACTTCGAGGGCGAGCCGTCGAAGCCGCTGGCCGAGCGCCGTATGCCGCAGCCGCCGCTGCGGGACGTGGCCGGGATGCTCCGCTCCTTCGACTACGCGGCCCGCTCGAATCCCCGGACTCCCGGCGCCGCCCCGGCCCCCGCCCCGACCGTGTCCGAGTGGGCCGACACCTGCCGGGCCGCCTACTGCGCCGGTTACGCGGAGGTCGCCGGGTACGACCCGCGCACCGATCCCGTCCTGCTGCGCGCCTACGAGACGGACAAAGCGGTCTACGAAGTCCTCTACGAGGCCCGGCACCGGCCCGACTGGCTGCCGGTGCCCCTGGCGGCGGTGGGCCGGCTCGCCGCATCCCCCTGA
- the treS gene encoding maltose alpha-D-glucosyltransferase, giving the protein MIINEPVPDTFEDTPAKDRDPEWFKRAVFYEVLVRSFQDSNGDGVGDLKGLTAKLDYLQWLGVDCLWLPPFFKSPLRDGGYDVSDYTAVLPEFGDLADFVEFVDAAHQRGMRVIIDFVMNHTSDQHPWFQESRSNPDGPYGDYYVWADDDKQYQDARIIFVDTEASNWTFDPVRKQYYWHRFFSHQPDLNYENPAVQEEIVSALRFWLDLGIDGFRLDAVPYLYQVEGTNCENLPATHEFLKRVRKEIDTHYPDTVLLAEANQWPEDVVDYFGDFPSGGDECHMAFHFPVMPRIFMAVRRESRYPVSEILAKTPAIPNNCQWGIFLRNHDELTLEMVTDEERDYMYAEYAKDPRMRANIGIRRRLAPLLDNDRNQIELFTALLLSLPGSPILYYGDEIGMGDNIWLGDRDAVRTPMQWTPDRNAGFSSSDPGRLFLPTIMDPVYGYQVTNVEASMSSPSSLLHWTRRMIEIRKQNKAFGLGSYTELPSSNPAVLAFLREAPSTEDEGDDLVLCVHNFSRFAQPTELDLRAFNDRHPVELIGGVRFPAIGELPYLLTLAGHGFYWFRLRKDAV; this is encoded by the coding sequence ATGATCATCAACGAGCCCGTACCGGACACCTTCGAGGACACTCCGGCCAAGGACCGCGACCCCGAATGGTTCAAACGCGCCGTCTTCTACGAGGTCCTGGTCCGCTCCTTCCAGGACAGCAACGGCGACGGCGTCGGTGACCTCAAGGGCCTCACCGCGAAACTCGACTACCTCCAATGGCTCGGCGTCGACTGCCTCTGGCTGCCCCCGTTCTTCAAGTCCCCCCTGCGGGACGGCGGCTACGACGTCTCCGACTACACCGCCGTGCTGCCCGAGTTCGGCGACCTCGCCGACTTCGTCGAGTTCGTCGACGCCGCCCACCAGCGCGGCATGCGGGTCATCATCGACTTCGTCATGAACCACACCAGCGACCAGCACCCGTGGTTCCAGGAGTCCCGCTCGAACCCCGACGGCCCCTACGGCGACTACTACGTCTGGGCCGACGACGACAAGCAGTACCAGGACGCCCGGATCATCTTCGTCGACACCGAGGCCTCCAACTGGACCTTCGACCCGGTCCGCAAGCAGTACTACTGGCACCGCTTCTTCTCCCACCAGCCCGACCTCAACTACGAGAACCCGGCCGTCCAGGAGGAGATCGTCTCCGCGCTGCGGTTCTGGCTCGACCTGGGGATCGACGGCTTCCGGCTGGACGCGGTCCCGTACCTGTACCAGGTCGAGGGGACCAACTGCGAGAACCTCCCGGCGACCCACGAGTTCCTGAAGCGGGTGCGCAAGGAGATCGACACGCACTACCCGGACACGGTGCTGCTGGCCGAGGCGAACCAGTGGCCCGAGGACGTCGTCGACTACTTCGGCGACTTCCCCTCCGGCGGCGACGAGTGCCACATGGCCTTCCACTTCCCCGTCATGCCCCGCATCTTCATGGCCGTCCGCCGCGAGTCCCGCTACCCCGTCTCCGAAATCCTCGCGAAGACCCCCGCGATCCCGAACAACTGCCAGTGGGGCATCTTCCTGCGCAACCACGACGAGCTCACCCTCGAAATGGTCACCGACGAGGAACGCGACTACATGTACGCGGAATACGCCAAGGACCCGCGCATGCGCGCCAACATCGGCATCCGCCGCAGGCTCGCCCCCCTGCTCGACAACGACCGCAACCAGATCGAGCTGTTCACCGCCCTGCTGCTGTCCCTGCCCGGCAGCCCGATCCTCTACTACGGGGACGAGATCGGCATGGGCGACAACATCTGGCTCGGCGACCGCGACGCCGTCCGCACCCCCATGCAATGGACCCCCGACCGCAACGCCGGCTTCTCCTCCAGCGACCCCGGCCGCCTCTTCCTCCCCACGATCATGGACCCCGTCTACGGCTACCAGGTCACCAACGTCGAAGCCTCCATGTCCTCACCCTCGTCACTGCTGCACTGGACCCGCCGCATGATCGAGATCCGCAAACAGAACAAGGCCTTCGGCCTCGGCAGCTACACCGAACTCCCCTCCTCCAACCCCGCCGTCCTCGCCTTCCTGCGGGAAGCCCCCTCGACCGAGGACGAGGGCGACGATCTGGTCCTGTGCGTGCACAACTTCTCCCGCTTCGCCCAGCCCACCGAACTCGACCTGCGGGCCTTCAACGACCGCCACCCCGTCGAGCTCATCGGCGGAGTCCGCTTCCCCGCCATCGGTGAACTCCCCTACCTGCTCACCCTCGCAGGCCACGGCTTCTACTGGTTCCGGCTTCGCAAGGACGCCGTGTAG
- a CDS encoding alpha-1,4-glucan--maltose-1-phosphate maltosyltransferase, with protein MPATHHTSPPPTTTSDTSPPRAADAAPGTPEKPSADPRGGVGRIPVLDVRPLVLQGRRPAKAVVGEAFEISATVFREGHDAVAANVVLKDPQGRPGPWAPMRELAPGTDRWGATVSAGRTGRWTYTVEAWSDPVSTWRHHAGIKVPAGIDTELVLEEGARLYEQAAAGVPVSRGRDAVLAAADALRDADRPAAARLAAARTPEVDRLLARHPLRELVTSSEPLPLLVERERALFGSWYEFFPRSESGRLDPPVHGTFRTAAERLPAIARMGFDVVYLPPIHPIGTTHRKGPDNTLSAGPYDVGVPWAIGSPEGGHDAVHPDLGTIDDFDAFVRRAEREGLEIALDFALQCSPDHPWVEKHPEWFHHRADGTIAYAENPPKKYQDIYPIAFDEDMPGLVRETLRVLRHWMDHGVRIFRVDNPHTKPVVFWEQVIAEINRTDPDVIFLAEAFTRPAMMRTLGAIGFQQSYTYFTWRNTKEELTDYLTELSGEAAASMRPNFFVNTPDILHEFLQLGGRPAFELRAVLAATLSPTWGVYSGFELCEGTPLRKGSEEYLNSEKYQLRPRDWESAERDGRSIAPLLGALNAIRRRSPALRQLRDLHFHHTDKEAVIAYSKSVTDARGSNTVVVVVNLDPHHTQEATVSLDMPQLGLDWHESVPVRDELTGETYHWGRANYVRLEPGHRPAHILTVLRPSSPQIGGSPTI; from the coding sequence ATGCCCGCCACGCACCACACGTCGCCACCCCCGACGACCACCTCCGACACATCCCCCCCACGCGCGGCCGACGCCGCTCCCGGCACACCGGAGAAACCCTCCGCGGACCCCCGCGGCGGCGTCGGACGCATCCCCGTCCTCGACGTACGTCCCCTCGTCCTCCAGGGCCGCCGCCCGGCCAAGGCGGTGGTCGGCGAGGCCTTCGAGATCTCCGCGACCGTGTTCCGCGAGGGCCACGACGCGGTCGCCGCGAACGTCGTCCTGAAGGATCCGCAGGGCCGCCCCGGCCCCTGGGCCCCGATGCGTGAACTCGCCCCCGGCACCGACCGCTGGGGCGCCACGGTCTCGGCGGGCAGGACGGGCCGCTGGACGTACACCGTGGAGGCGTGGAGCGATCCGGTCTCCACCTGGCGCCACCACGCGGGGATCAAGGTCCCGGCCGGCATCGACACGGAACTGGTCCTGGAGGAGGGCGCACGGCTGTACGAACAGGCGGCCGCCGGTGTGCCCGTGAGCCGGGGAAGGGACGCCGTGCTCGCCGCCGCGGACGCGCTGCGCGACGCGGACCGGCCGGCCGCGGCCCGTCTCGCCGCCGCCCGCACCCCGGAGGTGGACCGGCTCCTCGCCCGTCACCCGCTGCGCGAACTCGTCACGTCCTCGGAGCCGTTGCCCCTGCTCGTGGAGCGCGAGCGGGCCCTGTTCGGCTCCTGGTACGAGTTCTTCCCGCGGTCGGAGAGCGGCCGGCTGGACCCGCCGGTGCACGGCACGTTCCGTACCGCCGCCGAACGCCTGCCCGCCATCGCGCGGATGGGCTTCGACGTCGTCTACCTGCCGCCGATCCATCCCATCGGCACCACGCACCGCAAGGGCCCCGACAACACCCTCTCCGCGGGTCCGTACGACGTGGGCGTGCCGTGGGCGATCGGCTCACCGGAGGGCGGGCACGACGCGGTCCACCCGGATCTCGGCACCATCGACGACTTCGACGCGTTCGTACGCCGGGCGGAGCGCGAGGGCCTGGAGATCGCCCTCGACTTCGCGCTCCAGTGCTCCCCCGACCACCCGTGGGTGGAGAAGCACCCGGAGTGGTTCCACCACCGCGCCGACGGCACGATCGCGTACGCGGAGAACCCGCCGAAGAAGTACCAGGACATCTACCCGATCGCCTTCGACGAGGACATGCCGGGGCTGGTCCGGGAGACGCTGCGGGTGCTGCGGCACTGGATGGACCACGGGGTCCGGATCTTCCGCGTGGACAACCCGCACACCAAGCCGGTGGTCTTCTGGGAGCAGGTCATCGCCGAGATCAACCGCACCGACCCGGACGTGATCTTCCTGGCCGAGGCGTTCACCCGGCCCGCGATGATGCGCACGCTCGGGGCGATCGGCTTCCAGCAGTCGTACACGTACTTCACCTGGCGCAACACCAAGGAGGAGCTGACCGACTACCTCACCGAGCTGTCGGGCGAGGCCGCCGCGTCCATGCGGCCCAACTTCTTCGTCAACACCCCGGACATCCTGCACGAGTTCCTCCAGCTCGGCGGGCGCCCGGCCTTCGAGCTGCGGGCGGTGCTCGCCGCGACGCTGTCACCGACCTGGGGCGTCTACAGCGGTTTCGAGCTGTGCGAGGGCACACCGCTGCGGAAGGGGAGCGAAGAATACCTGAACTCCGAGAAGTACCAACTGCGTCCGCGTGACTGGGAGTCCGCGGAGCGTGACGGACGTAGCATCGCGCCGTTGCTGGGCGCGCTCAACGCGATCAGGCGGCGTAGCCCGGCATTGCGGCAGTTGCGCGACCTGCACTTCCACCACACGGACAAGGAGGCGGTGATCGCCTACTCGAAGTCCGTCACGGACGCCCGCGGATCGAACACGGTTGTGGTCGTGGTCAACCTCGACCCCCACCACACCCAGGAGGCCACGGTCTCGTTGGACATGCCGCAACTCGGCCTGGACTGGCACGAGTCCGTGCCGGTGCGCGACGAGCTCACCGGCGAGACCTACCACTGGGGCAGGGCCAACTATGTGCGTCTCGAGCCAGGGCACAGGCCCGCGCACATTCTCACCGTCCTGCGACCGTCCTCACCGCAGATCGGAGGGTCACCCACCATATGA